One window of the Dermacentor andersoni chromosome 10, qqDerAnde1_hic_scaffold, whole genome shotgun sequence genome contains the following:
- the LOC140213707 gene encoding uncharacterized protein yields the protein MTSRWQTRLSSSPCTSTGSVLLFPIAAHKDTQPPPSHCLPDLRSRGDYFEREHHPFHVRLCHHFYVLSLMTSRWQTRLSSSPCTSTASELLFPRAVHKDTQPPPSHCLPDLRSRGDYFEREHHPFHVRLCHHFYILSLMTSRWQTGLSSSPCTSIGSELFPIAAHKDTRPLLHTGSPAYPPEEIISTRTTRLVTDHFISAFSHRWLPAGIFDLAWRPCT from the exons ATGACGTCCCGCTGGCAGACTAGATTGTCCTCGTCACCCTGCACTAGTACTG GTTCTGTACTCCTGTTTCCGATTGCGGCCCACAAGGATACCCAGCCTCCTCCTTCACATTGCCTCCCTGATCTACGCTCCAGAGGAGATTACTTCGAGCGCGAGCACCACCCGTTCCATGTGCGACTGTGCCATCACTTCTACGTCCTCTCCCTGATGACGTCCCGCTGGCAGACTAGATTGTCCTCGTCACCCTGCACTAGTACTG CTTCTGAACTCCTGTTTCCGCGCGCGGTCCACAAGGATACCCAGCCTCCTCCTTCACATTGCCTCCCTGATCTACGCTCCAGAGGAGATTACTTCGAGCGCGAGCACCACCCGTTCCATGTGCGACTGTGccatcacttctacatcctcTCCCTGATGACGTCCCGCTGGCAGACTGGACTTTCCTCGTCGCCCTGCACTAGTATTG GTTCTGAACTGTTTCCGATTGCGGCCCACAAGGATACCAGACCGCTCCTACATACTGGCTCTCCAGCCTATCCTCCAGAGGAGATTATTTCGACGCGCACCACTCGTCTTGTGACCGACCATTTTATTTCTGCATTCTCTCACCGATGGCTTCCTGCTGGCATATTTGACTTAGCCTGGCGCCCTTGCACTTAA